ATGAAGATGAGGACGACGATACGGAGGAAACAAAGACGGAAAGCCAGGAGAACTCTACTGCCGAGGATGAAGAGGAGGATCAGCAGCACGACGAGCTTTAAGAGCTGTCCCATGATCCAGTCATATGCCCAAATAGTTTGTACATAGGAGTGTGGAGGTCAGACTGAGGTTAACCAACCACTTGCCGGGCGTTTGCGACTCATCAACATTACTTCCCGACATGTCTAGATTCTAAGTAAAGTAATTTCGTAGCTCACGTATCCACCATTGCAATTCGCCCAGAGAGCACTCCATAACACTGCAACATTCGGCTTCTTAATCGTTTTCCTTTTTCGAAAGCAAAtgaaatatgtatttataaatataatgtCTCTTACAAAATGAGttccacaaaaaataaagacaaaaaataaattaattgcttTAGACTTATAGGCCAGGCTGCCATTCGTTTCGGTCTGGCCACTAGGGAGGGTTCTGAATGATTCCATGGTGATTGAAAAACATTCAGATGTAATACGTGATCAGTCCAAGTCCGAGCACAGTGGTTCATCGTTCAAGGCCTTCATATATGAACTGTACTTCATTTGATCCCTAATCTGGCACACAGCCTCTGAACGCGACAACTTATAGGTGTCCATAAAAAGACGGAGGATCCAGAGGGGCAGCATACCGTTGATTAACAGGGATGTGTGGGCCTAATGAGCGGACGGGAAGATAGTTCGTGTATTTCGTGTATAAGAGTGAGCCCCCGTGCTTTTACTTACGCTCCGCTTGCTGTAGCTCTCAGCTAGCTTTTTTATCATGGTTTCGTGGATGCTTTTGTTAAGAATATCCATGATATGCATATGATCAATGCTCATGTAGCTTGTGGTGTGGTGTTTGTTCTGGCGCTCTTTGAACAAGGTGTCGAAGTCGCTTTTGTAAGTGTCAAAGGTATCGAGAACATCTTGTTCGCTCATATTTTCCAACAGTCTATGATTATGTACACATCCAAGTTTAAGGCCTGgtttaaattctttatttcaaaatacaaaaacttaCAAAATCTCAACTTCACGCGGCTTCGGAATGTCCAGAATGCTGTCCAGCCGCTGAAGAGCATCAAAGTGAGCGACATCCATTTGCTCCACTTTTGACTCTGTCGTTGGCAAGGGAGATGTTGCTTTcttgggtttgggtttggaGGCCTTCTTTTCTGGCTTGGATCTGCGAGAAGTCGCATCTCTGAAAAACCACCCGAACATCAATTAATAAAAAGTACTGCAAATAAACTTATTTCATGGTGTCCTACCCCACGACGAAGTTTTTGAAGCGCCCAGGGCGAATGGGTGATCGGACAGACCGACGAGCGGGCTTAGGCTCTGCGGAGCTGGCTCTAGAGCTCctgaaagaaaagaaactTTTATTCGTTCCACAAAGTAAGAATGACTCTTATGTGTATTCACCTCTTTGGAGGAGTTGGCTTCACATTTTCTTGCCGAGAATCAAGTCCATTGACTAAAGACTTTTTAGTTCCACTACCTTGGGAAATCGATCTCCTTTCGCGTTTATTTTTGGAAGGCACTAGGCTCTCTGCAGGTACTTcatcctcgtcgtcgtcggcATCGATGTGTTTAGGTCTCGACCGTTTTGCATTGACACTAAAAGAAATTgggttttcaataaaatttttaacgtATTGGCATTCATTTAAATTACAACTATGCTATAGTGCTTGATTATTCTTCAATAGTTTTCTTCGATCCAACTTGCGCAAGACTTACCGAGTCTTTGCTGACCTTGGTCTGTTGCTACTGGAGCCATTGGGAGGTGCTTCCGTGGCATGCCTACGCTTGGTTGTGTGAACTCCCAAAATGGCGGTATTTTCATATGTTATATACTGCAGCTGAAGCTCAAGGTTGAGATCCTCCGGTGTGATTTCAAAGCCAGCTGAAAGAGTATGTGCGGCAGGATGCGGCTTCTCGGTGGCCTGGACACGGACATTAATGTGATCGATCAGCAATTCTGTGTTTAACTTCTGGGCATCCTTCCACTGAGCCAGGTTTTCCAACATCAGCCACAGGCCACTCTCGATCCTGGTCCATCGGTCGGCCGTCATCCAGTGAAAGTCATTCCTAGATTCCCGCTCAAAATGGGTCACAGGTGTTGGAAGCACTTTGACATTGCATACGACGCGGTGCGTCTTGTACTGAAATTGTAAACAGTTAAGGAAACTAGTcgttgtattttttaagagaTAATACTTTGTAAATCTGGGAAACCAATTGACAATCACCGGTGGCGGAAAaagacatttttataaaactataGGGATGTtgaaactatttatttatatcgAATTTCGATATATTTCAGGGCTGCCGAAATTATGTTTTTCGATAGTACTAAGATTTAAACaagaaatcgaaaaaaaattttgaaaatttttttaaaatagtgtttcaacaaaataataatgcaTCCTGATGTAACCATCGTATATATTATTAAGTAGTTATAtccatatatttaataatgtTGGTGTTACTATGACTATCGATACTGTAATTGTCTATCGATAGAAACCTAAATGGCGCGTAATTAGAATTTCAATTTGCaagctttttaataaaaactgttTCTTAAAACTTCAAAAGATATAAAAAGCTTaagaaacaattaaaaatttaacaattaaTTCTTTgtgttatttaaaaatgaactTATTTACAAGTGAAATATTGAactaatatttttgaatataattGCAATATATAATGTGTACAATTTATCAACGAGGTTTTTGTAAATCTTTAAAAGCAGAAATGAACACTGTCATTTTTATTAGTGAGCGTGATTCGAGAATTCTCAAGAGAAACCAGAAAAAAGAACGAATTCTATACTAACAAGTTCTTATCAGAATTCTTATTTAAACTAAGTCTAGTTTCATGCGAGCCGTCATTTATCACCGATTTTTTTTCCGAATAGGCCATAGCAACTTAGTTGTTAATCTTGCTTTGAATTAAACAGTCGATCCATAGTTGAGCATAAGGCTTTGATTACTCGGAAAAGTTGGTTATTTGTCGAAAAATGTTTTTAGTCATGAGTCACCTCAGGGTTTCCATGCTCTGGGGATTAATTTACATCCTTGTTGGCTTTTATATCTTGGATTGCAAAGCCAAGAGTGTCGGTGATACAAACAACAgtgaaaatgcaattaaagACGACTCAGTGGAGTACCTAAAATCTTATGGGGAGAAAATGAGATCTTACATGAATTTTAGCGTGGAGCCCTGTGTTGATTTTTACGAATACGCCTgtggaaattggaaaaacgTACGTCAGGATCGCTTCCATTCCAACCACAGGAAAAACAACGTTATGGATATAGTCTTCACCCTGCGCGACGAAGTAGAGAAGCTCTTGACCAACACAATGTTGGCCCAGGCACTCAACGTTTCTTCGGAACTGTTGGTTGCGCAACAGTTCTATAACACGTGTCTCTCGGCGGTGGTGTTTCCGTTTCCAGCCGCTGATCCCGCTTATCTGGAGCTTATCAGGTCCGTAGGCGGTTTTCCTGCGGTCGACGGGCTAGCATGGAATGCCTCTAGCTTTAGCTGGTTTAATATGAGCGCCCATCTTACTAATTTCGGGGTCAAAGGGCTGATCAACGAGTTTATTATGTCCCAGTACCCCTTTGGACCGTATTTTAAATTGCCGGAACTGGGGCTTGATCACATCGTCCAGACGGATAACATAGCCAACAATTCCTCTCGAGCCTACAAGCTAAACGAGAATCGGATGCAGAGGTATCTGCAAGCCTATAATCTCACGGAGGGCCAGATTTCGGAAGTGATTGCTGGCGTTTTTGACTTCTGGCGTGACGCACTCGCAGTTGCGGATAAATTTGATGGCGATTTCGAGAAATGCATAATAATTTCAGAAGATAAAAACGTGCCAAAATATGATCAGTGGGATAGCTACTATGACATTGCATGGAATGGGGTATTTGATTCTAACTGGTTCGGAAATAAAGAATATTGCAGCTACTATTACGAACTGTTGGAGAAAGTGTGCTTAAAGCACCCAGAGGCTGTGGCAAACTATCTGGCCATGCTTCTGTTATATAAAATGGATGCCGGATTGAAGGACGAGAAGTATCACAAGGATTACTGCCTCTCGACAGTGCAAAGTggctttgaatatttatttgacAAGCTCTACATGGCGGTAAGTTAtcagaaacaagaaaggaaggAAAATTTCGGATTCGGGTGGAGCCGAaattaatatacccttgcagttaagatgGGGTATATATCGCATAtatcgaatatagttggccgatccttatgaaaattacataataaaaccattagaataaatatttttatcatttCGATGTATCATTTtcgatagttcagttatacggcagctataagataaaggCGGTTGaagtttaaaactgagagGCTAGTTCGCGTAGGAACAGACTAACAGactgttcaagcattgaacactattttttatagaaattcttaagttagagtttcaagggatcggacccatgaaatacgagtcaaacagcatggtttaaaaccgatcccctgcagcctaacacaaacacatacttaagtggtgcgcttatcgcacttgagaaagggtcgcatagcaggtcagcgtgcagtgcgttgacaagtagttttaaatagttttaagattCCCATctatcgtacttataagagaactttatcaaataaaatcagtttccataaggagctcattggagtaagacctattatttagggctcctcttaacacagactgacagacagacagtcggacatgcttatatcaatgTCGGATAGTTACCGACAGCTTAAAGTAAGATGTCAGAGACTATTAGACTacatcagtggtcggcacggccctatcccgcgggcataggaaatttttCTGCCACACagacagtataaatgtgtgaaacgtcatgctcacagacTACTTTCTGCttttcgttactaatactaatgcgttaaaatcgtAGCAATGTATTGAGTGCCCATCAGTGGACTAGATATAGGttagtaataataatattgctttatgtttaaaatgaatttacaatatttacaattaccaatatttaaaaaataatttataatttttaatgagaatatcatgaatataaaaatattttccattttacaGCATTTTAAAGACCGAACTCGTTCAGAAGTAGCTGATATTATACAGGAGCTACGCAATAACCAAAGGAAAATGCTTGAGAAAGTCGAATGGTTGGACCCGGAGACTCGGCAGGAGGCACTGCTCAAAGAGTCCTCCATCGAATCTGTAATTGGTAACTATAAAAACTATAAGGTAACTGACCGCTTGATTCAAGAAATTAATGGTCTGGAGTTGGAGGATAGAAGCTATTCCCAGAGTATGATCCAGATACAAAAATTAGTCACCCACGTGAGCCGTTTCGGTGGACTCCACCACGAGGAACTGCAGGAGGATGCCAAGCCTTTGAGAGTCTTTTTGGGCATGCAAGTGAATGCCTTTTATAACAACCTTGATAGCTCCATTTATGTTATGGCTGGCATACTGCATCCACCAGCATATCATCCTGACTGGCCCAATTCTCTGAAATTTGGTACTTTGGGCTACCTAGTGGGTCACGAGTTAACCCACGGCTTTGATACTACCGGCGCTATGTTCAACAGTAATGGTTATTTACGCAACTGGTGGTCAAAGAAGTCTAGGGCGGTTTTTGAGGAGCGGGCAATGTGTTTTGTGGACCACTACGACCGCTATCTTATACCTGAGATTAATCGTCACATCAATGGCAAAGAGACCCAGGACGAAAACATCGCAGATAGCGGTGGGTTGCAGGGTGCCTTTGATGCATATCGCAACCACATGAAACAGTTAAAGAATATAAGCTATGAGGACAACGATATCCTAAAAAGCGAACAAATGCCCGGGCTGGATCTATCGCCAGAACAGCTTTTCTTTCTCGGTTTTGCACAGACGATGTGTGCGGACTTCGAGGAGGAACATTATTGGGAAGAGTTAGCCAAAGAACACACCATTGACAAGTATCGTGTCTTGGGGGCAATCTCTAACAATCATGATTTTTCTCAAGTCTATAATTGCCCCTCCGGCAGTCCAATGAATCCCCAAAATTCTTGCCGCATTTGGTAATCTTCCTTAACTCGAACAATAcattctatattttatagaaattttatttcttttcactgttaaataatttcataaaacatcattaataaaattgtatgggaaataattgttttatttgtattGATGTTCATTGTAAACTATTGTAAACATGAactgtaattatttttaaagtaaactatttgattaaaattttatatttttttaatttggtaAAATGCCATaagaagtttattatttaaatattaaaaaacagaaaaattgGAACACTTAAAGTAacagtttttttgtttcttgtctTATCAAAGGTAATGCTTAGCTTAGGTCAAGTCTGAGAGGAACCCGCGATTAATCTTGGACCTGCTTGCCAAAGTCTGACCCACCAGCTTATTCGTTAATCGTGCTCTCAACTAAACAGTCGATCCCTCGTGGGCGCTTAAGCTTTAAGTTACCAAACCTAGATTAACGCTGAAAATGTCTTCAAACATGAGTCgcctcacatttgccatatattGCGTAATTTTGTGCATTCTTGTTGGCACCTATTTCTACAAGTGTAAGTCTAGGAGTGTGGGTGATTCAAAGAGCagtgaaaatttaattatagaaGACACTAAGGAGTATCTCAAATCCTATGGcgaaaaaatgaaatcttACATGAATCTTAGCGTGGCACCTTGTGATGACTTTTACGAATACGCCTGCGGAAATTGGAAAAACGTACGTCCGGATCGTTTCCGACCCAACCGCAAGAAAAACAACCTCTTAGATATTGATTTCACTCTCCGCGATGAGGTGGAGAAGCTCTTGACTAACACGAAGTTGGCCCAGGCACTGAACGTTTCTACGGAACTGCAGGTTGCGCAACAATTCTACAACGCGTGCCTCTCGGCGGTGGTGTTTCCGTTTCCAGCTGCTGATCCCGCTTATCTGGAGCTTATAAGGTCAATTGGTGGTTTCCCTGCCGTCGACGGAGCGGCATGGAATGCTTTTAGCTTCAGCTGGTTTAATATGAGCGCCCATCTAACGAATTTAGGAGTCAATGGGTTGATCCACGAGTTTATTGATTCGCAGTACCCCTTTGGACCGTATTTTAAGTTGCCAGAACTGGGGTTTGATCACACCGTCCAGACGGATAACATAGCCAACAATACCTCTCGAGCCTACAAGCTCAACGAGAAACGAATGCAAAGTTATCTTCAAGCCTATAATCTCACGGAGGACAAGATTTCGGAGGTGATCGCTGGGGTTTTTGACTTCTGGCGTGACGCTCTCGCAGTTGCGGATAGATTTGATCGCGATATTGAGAAATGCGAACAGATTTCTGAAAACGAAAATGTGCCCAAGTATCAACAGTGGCAGAGTTACTACGATATTGCATGGAACGGGCAAAACTTTTCTAGTGAGGGCGTAAATGAAGAATATTGCGACTACTACTACGAACAGTTGGAGAAAGTGTGCTCAAGACACCCAGAGGCTGTCGCAAACTATCTGGCGATGCTTCTGTTATATCGAATGGATGCGAAACTGAAGGAGGAGAAGTATCACAAGTATCACAAAAGTATAACCAGATTTTAGTACATATTGAGTTTTTACTCTGTCTGTGTCTACTGTGATTACTGTGTCTAATTTTTAAGGCTGTTTTAATTACATCCtcgtaaatataaaaagtataaaaaaccTCTTGGCGACGAACGGATAAACTTTACATAACCGACTATATCACTAGTATTCGGAATTTCCCAGATTTATGGGATGCATACAAAATCTCAAGGtcgattttcaaaaacaattttaattgaaaaaaagaaaaaaaaattgtacttTTGTATATTTCTGTTCTTAAAGAAAGATAATTAGCCTTTAACCTTTCAAATggtcaaatatttattaatatagatttttttacctttttagtaacaaaaatgtgttttttctttgtatttctttgctcattataaaaattttagttttaaaaaaatttaaaaagttttttgttttaaaataaaataaagtaaaatgtATTGTTTGAAGAGGacatatttaacaaaaatttttgaattaccAGGACACTTTTATCGACCAGACTCGCCCAGAATTATCTAATATTGTAAAGGAAGTTCGAAACAGCCTGAGGAACGCGCTGGAGGAAGTCGAGTGGCTAGACCCAAGGACTCGGCGGATGGCACTACTCAAAGAGTCCACCATTAAACCCATAATTGGTAGAAATAAAAACGAAGAGGTTACCAGTCGTCTGATCCAAGAAATCAATGAGCTGCAGTTGGAGGATAGGAGCTTCCCCCAGAGCATGATccagtttaaaaaattaatcacCCGCTGGCGCCGCTTCAATGGTTTGCACCACAAGGAACTCCCTAAGGACACGAAGCCACTGAATTATCTTTTGGGCATTCAAGTCAAAGCTTTTTATAGTCGCCGTTTAAACGCCATTCATGTGATGGCTGGAACATTGCATCCGCCTGTTTATCATCCCGAGTGGCCTAGTTCCTTAAAATTTGGTACTTTGGGGTTCTTGGTGGGCCATGAGTTAAGCCACGCCTTTGATACTGACGGTTTTAAGTTCCTCGATGAGGGATACATGGGTATTTTGTGGTTGTTATCCCGATCTCGAGCTATATTTATGCAGAGGGTAATGTGCTTTGTAAACCACTATAACAGCTACCACATACCGGAGATTAATCGCAATATCAACGGCAAAAGCACACAGGACGAAAACATTGCGGATAGCGGTGGGCTGAAGTATGCCCTCGATGCATATCGCAACCACATGAAACAGTTTAAGAATATAAGCGATGAGGACAACAAGACCCTAGAAAGCGAACAAATGCCCGGACTGGACCTATCGCCAGAACAGCTTTTCTTTCTCGGATTTGCCCAGCTCTGGTGCGCGGAATACGAGCAGGAAGATTATTGGGAAGAGTTGGCCGATGAACACACCATCGACAAGTTTCGCGTCTTGGGTGTAGTCTCCAACAGTCCTGATTTTGCCCAGGTGTATAGCTGCCCCGCTGGAAGCCCATTAAATCTTCAAGCGGATACATGCCGCATTTGGTAACCCTTCTTCAAATACATTGGAAGCAAGTCAGTATGAAACTCtctaaaattgttaaatacttttttttaaatacccaataaaaaaattataaaagatttCAGAGTTGGTTCAACCATTTTTCTTTAACGGGCTTGGTacgtttaaaaacaaaaaacgaaagcTAGGCGGATTTTAGACGGTGCCAAAGATGATATACCCATAAGTTATGATTAGATATATATCGTAGATTTGGGATTTATTCATTTTGCTCTTAAAGGTTAGTTAGCCAGATTCAATTACGACGAAACCAAAcgttagtatttttttatataggTACTAATGGAAGAGAACAAATGCGACTTTTTGATTTGGTAGAGTAAACATTTTCCTAAGACAATATTCCGATAACTCACTGACAATAGTATGTAGCTGTtatgatacttttttttttttattttagcatgtgagaattttaaaagttgaagataaagaaaagaacaattttttaaataatatttatttgccattATATTTTCTACTTTAATGTAGAACTtagtttctttaatttaaattttatctatCCAGAGGATCAATATATAAAATCAAGTTCTTGAACGAAAATTCTCATTTTGCTTAATGAATATgcttaatacattttattgagTCTATTTTCTTATCAGCGTAAATATTTAGCTTAGGTCAAGTCTGAGAGAGAGCCACGAACCACTTCGAACTGCTTGAAAAATAGTTCTAGCAGCTTAGTTCTTAATTGGGCTCTGAATTAAACAGTCGATCTTTTGGGCTTAAGGTTTTGTAAACACTGACTGTTGTGTTATTTGCcgtaaaatgtatttaaatctAAGTCGCCATAGAATACCCATGCTCTGTGTATTTGGTTACATTCTGGTTGGCTCTTATATCTTGGAGTGCAAAGCCAGGATTGTCGGTAATTCAAGCAATAGTGCAAATGTTATTAAAGACGACAGAGTGGAGTACCTCAAATCTTATGGGGAGAAAATGAGATCTTACATGAATCTTAGCGTGGCACCTTGTGATGACTTTTACGAATACGCCTGcggaaattggaaaaatgtaCGTCCGGATCGGTTCCAGTCCAACCACAGGAGAGACAATCTCTTAGATATTGTTTTCACACTgttaaatgaaattgaaaagcTCTTGACAAACACGGAGTTGGCCCAAGCTCTCAACGTCTCTACGGAACTGCAGGTTGCGCAAAAATTCTACAACGCGTGCCTCTCGGCTGTGGTGTTTCCGTTTCCAGCCGCTGAACCCGCTTATCTGGAGCTTATCAGGTCCGTAGGCGGTTTTCCTGCTGTCGACGAAGCGGCATGGAATGCTTCTGGATTCAGCTGGTTTAATATGAGCGCCCATCTAACGAATTTAGGGGTCAATGGGTTGATCAACGAGTTTATTGATTCGCAGTACCCCTTTGGACCGTATTTTAAGTTGCCAGAACTGGGGTTTGATCACACCGTCCAGACGGATAACATAGCCAACAATACCTCTCGAGCCTACAAGCTCAACGAGAAACGAATGCAAAGTTATCTTCTAGCCTATGATCTCACGGAGGACAAGATCTCGGAGGTGATCGCTGGGGTTTTTGACTTCTGGCGTGACGCTCTCGCAGTTGCGGATAGATTTGATCGCGATATTGAGAAATGCGAACAGATTTCTGAAAACGAAAATGTGCCCAAGTATCAACAGTGGCAGAGTTACTACGATATTGCATGGAACGGGCAAAACTTTTCTAGTGAGGGCGTAAATGAAGAATATTGCGACTACTACTACGAACAGTTGGAGAAAGTGTGCTCAAAGAACCCAGAGGGTGTGGCAAACTATCTGGCCATGCTATTGTTATATACAATGGATGCAAAACTGAAGGGGGAGAAGTATCACAAGGATTACTGCCTCTCGACAGTGCAAAGTGGCTTTGCTTTTTTATTTGACAAGCTCTACATGATGGTA
The Drosophila bipectinata strain 14024-0381.07 chromosome 3R, DbipHiC1v2, whole genome shotgun sequence DNA segment above includes these coding regions:
- the LOC122321643 gene encoding LOW QUALITY PROTEIN: neprilysin-1-like (The sequence of the model RefSeq protein was modified relative to this genomic sequence to represent the inferred CDS: substituted 2 bases at 2 genomic stop codons) yields the protein MSRLTFAIYCVILCILVGTYFYKCKSRSVGDSKSSENLIIEDTKEYLKSYGEKMKSYMNLSVAPCDDFYEYACGNWKNVRPDRFRPNRKKNNLLDIDFTLRDEVEKLLTNTKLAQALNVSTELQVAQQFYNACLSAVVFPFPAADPAYLELIRSIGGFPAVDGAAWNAFSFSWFNMSAHLTNLGVNGLIHEFIDSQYPFGPYFKLPELGFDHTVQTDNIANNTSRAYKLNEKRMQSYLQAYNLTEDKISEVIAGVFDFWRDALAVADRFDRDIEKCEQISENENVPKYQQWQSYYDIAWNGQNFSSEGVNEEYCDYYYEQLEKVCSRHPEAVANYLAMLLLYRMDAKLKEEKYHKYHKIKCIVXRGHIXQKFLNYQDTFIDQTRPELSNIVKEVRNSLRNALEEVEWLDPRTRRMALLKESTIKPIIGRNKNEEVTSRLIQEINELQLEDRSFPQSMIQFKKLITRWRRFNGLHHKELPKDTKPLNYLLGIQVKAFYSRRLNAIHVMAGTLHPPVYHPEWPSSLKFGTLGFLVGHELSHAFDTDGFKFLDEGYMGILWLLSRSRAIFMQRVMCFVNHYNSYHIPEINRNINGKSTQDENIADSGGLKYALDAYRNHMKQFKNISDEDNKTLESEQMPGLDLSPEQLFFLGFAQLWCAEYEQEDYWEELADEHTIDKFRVLGVVSNSPDFAQVYSCPAGSPLNLQADTCRIW
- the LOC108127450 gene encoding uncharacterized protein CG4951, whose amino-acid sequence is MSFSATGDCQLVSQIYKYKTHRVVCNVKVLPTPVTHFERESRNDFHWMTADRWTRIESGLWLMLENLAQWKDAQKLNTELLIDHINVRVQATEKPHPAAHTLSAGFEITPEDLNLELQLQYITYENTAILGVHTTKRRHATEAPPNGSSSNRPRSAKTRVNAKRSRPKHIDADDDEDEVPAESLVPSKNKRERRSISQGSGTKKSLVNGLDSRQENVKPTPPKRSSRASSAEPKPARRSVRSPIRPGRFKNFVVGDATSRRSKPEKKASKPKPKKATSPLPTTESKVEQMDVAHFDALQRLDSILDIPKPREVEILLLENMSEQDVLDTFDTYKSDFDTLFKERQNKHHTTSYMSIDHMHIMDILNKSIHETMIKKLAESYSKRSAHTSLLINGMLPLWILRLFMDTYKLSRSEAVCQIRDQMKYSSYMKALNDEPLCSDLD
- the LOC122321644 gene encoding neprilysin-1-like — protein: MLCVFGYILVGSYILECKARIVGNSSNSANVIKDDRVEYLKSYGEKMRSYMNLSVAPCDDFYEYACGNWKNVRPDRFQSNHRRDNLLDIVFTLLNEIEKLLTNTELAQALNVSTELQVAQKFYNACLSAVVFPFPAAEPAYLELIRSVGGFPAVDEAAWNASGFSWFNMSAHLTNLGVNGLINEFIDSQYPFGPYFKLPELGFDHTVQTDNIANNTSRAYKLNEKRMQSYLLAYDLTEDKISEVIAGVFDFWRDALAVADRFDRDIEKCEQISENENVPKYQQWQSYYDIAWNGQNFSSEGVNEEYCDYYYEQLEKVCSKNPEGVANYLAMLLLYTMDAKLKGEKYHKDYCLSTVQSGFAFLFDKLYMMDTFIDQTRPELSNIVKEVRNSLRNALEEVEWLDPRTRRMALLKESTIKPIIGRNKNEEVTSRLIQEINELQLEDRSFPQSMIQFKKLITRWRRFNGLHHKELPKDTKPLNYLLGIQVKAFYSRRLNAIHVMAGTLHPPVYHPEWPSSLKFGTLGFLVGHELSHAFDTDGFKFLDEGYMGILWLLSRSRAIFMQRVMCFVNHYNSYHIPEINRNINGKSTQDENIADSGGLKYALDAYRNHMKQFKNISDEDNKTLESEQMPGLDLSPEQLFFLGFAQLWCAEYEQEDYWEELADEHTIDKFRVLGVVSNSPDFAQVYSCPAGSPLNLQADTCRIW
- the LOC108127420 gene encoding neprilysin-4-like, with protein sequence MFLVMSHLRVSMLWGLIYILVGFYILDCKAKSVGDTNNSENAIKDDSVEYLKSYGEKMRSYMNFSVEPCVDFYEYACGNWKNVRQDRFHSNHRKNNVMDIVFTLRDEVEKLLTNTMLAQALNVSSELLVAQQFYNTCLSAVVFPFPAADPAYLELIRSVGGFPAVDGLAWNASSFSWFNMSAHLTNFGVKGLINEFIMSQYPFGPYFKLPELGLDHIVQTDNIANNSSRAYKLNENRMQRYLQAYNLTEGQISEVIAGVFDFWRDALAVADKFDGDFEKCIIISEDKNVPKYDQWDSYYDIAWNGVFDSNWFGNKEYCSYYYELLEKVCLKHPEAVANYLAMLLLYKMDAGLKDEKYHKDYCLSTVQSGFEYLFDKLYMAHFKDRTRSEVADIIQELRNNQRKMLEKVEWLDPETRQEALLKESSIESVIGNYKNYKVTDRLIQEINGLELEDRSYSQSMIQIQKLVTHVSRFGGLHHEELQEDAKPLRVFLGMQVNAFYNNLDSSIYVMAGILHPPAYHPDWPNSLKFGTLGYLVGHELTHGFDTTGAMFNSNGYLRNWWSKKSRAVFEERAMCFVDHYDRYLIPEINRHINGKETQDENIADSGGLQGAFDAYRNHMKQLKNISYEDNDILKSEQMPGLDLSPEQLFFLGFAQTMCADFEEEHYWEELAKEHTIDKYRVLGAISNNHDFSQVYNCPSGSPMNPQNSCRIW